The Campylobacter concisus DNA window ATGGTAAAGGCCGATATCTATCACGCATTAAGTGATAATTTTACAAACATTATGCTGCTTGGCTCAGTTGGACTTTGTGTATTTTTGTGCGTGGCATTTGACTGGGCGAGCCTGCAAACGGCACTAAGCATTAGCTTAACGATACTATTTTTAAGAGGCTCATTTATGAGCATGGTTGGCTCCATACCAGCCGCACTTAGCGCAAAAGTGAGTTTAGAAAAGATCATGAGCTTAAATCTCAATAAATTTAAGGAAGGCTTTAAATTTGACGATAGCCTAAGCGATAATTGGCAAAACATAAAACTAAAAGATATAAATTTCAACTACACTCACGGCAAATTTAGCCTAAAAGACGTAAATTTAGAGATCAAACGCGGTGAGATAACATTTATCATCGGTAAAAATGGCAGTGGTAAAAGTACGCTTATAAATTTACTTTGCGGGCTAATACGCCCAAGTAGTGGCGAAATTTACCTTGATAGCACAAAGATAGATGAAGGAAATTTACAAAGTTATCAGGCAAAGATTAGCGCTATTTTTGCTGATTTTTATCTATTTTCGCAAACGCTCTCTCATAATGGCTTTGCTAGCCAAAACGAAATAGACGAGCTTTTAGCCTTGCTTGAGATCGACAAAAAAGTAAGTGTCATAGATAATAAGCTTAGTACCACACAACTCTCAACCGGCCAGCGAAAGCGCCTAAGTCTTTTAATAGCTATTTTAGAGCATCGCTCTATCCTTATCCTAGATGAATGGGCAGCCGATCAAGATCCGCTCTTTAAGCGAAAATTTTATAAAGAAATTTTGCCATTTTTACAAAGTAAAGGCATCAGCATAATTGCTGTTAGCCACGATGATAGCTATTTTGATATAGCAACTAGGATCATTTTGGTAAAAGATGGCTTTGTGCGTGAGCTAGATGAGAGCGAGCGAATAAGTGCTGCAAAGGATGCAGTCGAGAAGATAAAATAGGAGTAATTTTTACACAAAAGCACAATACTCACCCTACTCTTAAGCCATTTCAAGCTCAAATAAATTTAAATTTAGTAGAATCTTAAAAATTAAAAAAGGCAAAGTATGTCACATTCAGAGCTTGAAAGTACTTATTTTGGTGCATTTATCATACTTTTACTAGCGACTTGTTCATTTTGTTTAATAACATTCTTATCTTCAAAAATAAGCAAAAAACTAGCCAACCGCAATACACAGCGTCTAAAACTTGGCTTTTACGAGTGTGGTCCAACCACCGTAAAACAGCCAAATAAGATAAATATCCACTACTTTTTTTATGGAATTTTATTTATTTTATTTGACGTTGAGGTCATCTTTATGTATCCGTGGGCGGTGGATTTTAGGCTACTTGGAATTTTTGGACTAATCGAAATGTTGCTTTTTGTGGCGATTTTACTTATCGGCTTTGCTTATGCTTGGCAAAAAGGAGTCTTTAAATGGCAAAGCATCAGATAAACTACGCTGCAAATGGCGGCTTGCCAGTAGTTTTAACAACCGTTGATAAGCTCGTTCAGTGGGGCAGGAGCAACTCTCTTTGGGCGCTTAGCTACGGGCTTGCATGCTGTGCGATCGAGATGATGGCAAGTGGCGCTAGCAGATATGACTTTGATAGATTTGGCACCATTTTTAGGGCAAGTCCAAGACACTCAGAGGTGATGATCATAGCTGGCACGCTGACTAAAAAACACGCTGAGTTTACAAGACGTCTTTATGATCAGATGCCTGAGCCAAAATGGGTCATCTCAATGGGTAGCTGTGCAAACACTGGCGGCATGTTTAACACCTATTCAACCGTTCAAGGTGTCGATCGCATAATCCCCGTCGATATATACATCCCGGGCTGTGCCCCGCGCCCAGAGACGCTTCAGTATGCACTTATGATGCTTCAAAAAAAGATAAGAAAACAAAGTGCATTTAGGGCGCAAAAGCCAAGAAAGCTAGATATATGAGAGAGTATAAGCCAAAAAACGACCTGCAAAAAAAGCAGTACTACAGCGAGAAATTTTATATCGCCAAAGAAACACCAAAAGAAGCAGCAAGTGGCTCTAAATTTGACGAAGAGCTAGCTGTTTTAGAGCAAAGCGGAGTGCAAATTTTATCTAGCTACGTGGAGTTTGATCAGCTTGTAGTTTATGTAAGTGAAAATTTTAAAGCGCTTGAAGCGTTAAAAAACTTTGGCTACGAGCAGCTTTGTGAGCTTGCGGCGGTTGATTATATAGCTCAAAAAGGCGGATACGAGGTATTTTATCAGCTTTTAAGTATCAGTAAAAATAGACGCACTCGCGTAAAATGCTTTGTAAAAAATGACGAAATGCTAAAAAGTGTTTGTGGGCTTTATAAAAGCGCAAACTGGGCTGAGCGCGAGATGTATGATCTAAGTGGAGTTTTAATAAAAGATCATCCAAATTTAAAGCGTCTCATCATGCCTGATGACTGGCACTCACACCCTCTTTTAAAGAGCTATCCGCTAGTTGGTGACGAGGCTGCTAAATGGTATGAGGTGGATAAAATTTTTGGCGCTGAGTTTAGAGAGCAGATCGGCGAAGAAAACCGCGACCCAGCATTCGTTGACGAGAAAGATACCTTTGGCTTTTCAAGGGTGTTTAGCAAAGAGTACGAGTATCAAGAAGAAGGTGGCGTAAAATTTGTCAAAAAGGCTAAATTTAGTCAGAGCCAGATAGTAAAGGAAAGACCTTGAGCCAGGCACCAAACCGCTTAAAACCATTTTTTGAGAATTTAGAATTTGAGCAAAATGATGGCAAGATGATACTAAATTTTGGCCCACAGCACCCAAGCGCTCACGGACAGCTTAAGCTTGTTCTTGAACTCGATGGCGAAAAGGTCGTTCGTGCCATGCCAGAGATTGGCTTCATGCACCGAGGCGTTGAAAAAATGGCTGAAAATATGACCTATCAGGAATTTATACCAGTGACTGACAGGGTGGATTACATCGCCTCAAGTGCTAACAACTACGCGTTTTGTGCGGCTGTAGAGAAGCTTTGTGGTATCGAAGTACCTCGCCGTGCTCAGATCATTAGAGTGATGCTTTTGGAGCTAAACCGCATCAGCTCGCACCTTTTATTTTTAGCCACGCACGCTCTTGACGTAGGGGCTATGAGCGTCTTTTTATACGCATTTAGAGAGCGCGAATACGTCCTTGATCTTATAGAAAAATATTGTGGTGCAAGGCTAACTCATAGCTCGATAAGGATCGGTGGCGTACCGCTTGACCTGCCAGATGGTTGGTGCGAAGAGCTGCTAGAGTTTTGTGAAAAATTTCCAAAAGATATCACACTTTATGAAGATCTGCTAAGCGAAAATAGAATTTGGCAAGCAAGGCTCGTGGATGTTGGTGTCATTAGCAAAGAGCTAGCCCTTAGTAGCGGCTGCTCTGGCGTCATGCTAAGAGCAAGTGGCATCGCGCGCGACATCAGAAAAGAAGAGCCTTATCTCATCTACGACGAGTTAGAATTTATCGTGCCATACGCTAATGAGGGCGATTGCTACGCAAGATATCTACTTTACATGAAAGAGATGCGTGAGTGTGTGAAAATTTTAAAGCAGTGTGTTAGCAAGTATCAGACCAGCAACCCTGCCATCATCGCTGACGCACCAGAATATGTGAGTGCTTCAAAAGAGCAGATCATGACTCAAAACTACTCACTAATGCAGCATTTTGTGCTAATAACTCAGGGGCTAAAACCCCCAAAAGGCGAAATTTACTTCGCTAGCGAGTCGCCAAAGGGCGAGCTAGGAATTTATATAAACTCAGATGGCAGCGCAAGCCCATATCGCCTAAAAATTCGCACGCCAAGCTTTTGGCACTGTGCTATTTACGAAGATTTATTAGTAGGTCAGTACGTCGCTGATGTCGCTACGATAATTGGTAGCACAAATATCATCTTAGGTGAGGTCGATAGATGAGAAGGGTCGATCTTAGGCACTTAAAGAGTGAGTTTTTGAGCGCTCTTGGACAGCAGATAAAGGCTGGCGAGGCTGGCGAAGTGATTATATTTTTATTTGAGATAGGCGATTTTAGCGGCGTGACAAAGGCTGTAAATTTAGCCTATAATCTAAACTGCGAAGTGATGAACTCGCTTAAATTTAACCAAGTTGATTGGTTATTAACCATAAAAAAGGGCAAGATATGAAATTTAATGATTTAATAGCAGGTAAAAGCTTAAGCATCGCAAATTTACTAAGCTTGAGCGATAAAAATTTAGCAAAAAAGATAAAAGAGCACGAGTTTAAGTACATCTCTTGCATCGAAGATAGCGAGCTTGGCGGCGAAAATTTAATCCGCTGCGAAATAGGCTCAATAAGCTACGTCTTGGCTCTTCTTTGCAAATACGCAAATTTATCTTGCGATGAGTTTTTTAGCGAGCTTGATGATGGGCTGATAAGCGGCGAGTGCAATGTTGGAGAAGAGGAATTTGAAGAGCTTGGCGAGTGGATAAAGGACGTTAAAAACATCATTATTGATGATTCATTTTTTACTCATCCAGATAAAGATGCGATCTTTTGGCTACTTGAAATTTTAGGCAAAAATGTCGTTTTAGCTGGTGGTTGCAGGAAAGAATTTAGTGATTATCACAAAATAGACGAGCTAAAAGAGCTTGAAAATTTTGACGGAGCAGTCGTTTATCTAAACAAAAACGCAAGCGATGAGATCGTGGGCGGCGTACAATTTGGTATCGTAGCAAAGGCAAAAGATGGCGATATGCTAGAGCTTAAAGCAAAAGATTTTAGCGTGAAGGCAAAATTTAAACTAGATCATTCGCTAAAAGGCACAGTTGCGATATTTGGCGCAAAAGAATTTGATGGATACGCATTTAAGCAAATAGTAGTTAGTAAATGAAAATAAGCATAAATGATCAAATTTTAGAAGCAGATGAGGGCGAGAGCATCCTAAATATCGCAAGAGCAAATGGAATTTATATCCCAGCTCTTTGCTATCTTAACGACTGCTCACCAACTCTTGCTTGTAGGCTTTGCATGGTCGAGGCAAATGGCAAAGTGGTCTATAGCTGCAACGCCAAAGCCAAAGAGGATATGCAAATTTATACAAATACGCCAGAAATCGCTGCCGAGCGAAATGCGATCATGCAGACTTACTGCGTAAATCATCCGATTCAATGTGGCGTTTGTGACAAAAGCGGCGAATGTGAACTACAAAATTTAACCACGCATCTAAAGGTAAATGAACAAAAATTTGCCATCGTTGACACGCACAAACCACATAAAAAATGGGGGCTAATCAACTACGATCCAGCTCTTTGCATAGTCTGCGAAAGATGTGTCACTGTTTGTAAGGATAGAATCGGAGAGAGTGCACTAAAGACCGTACCAAGGGGCGTTGAGGTGCCAAAAGAGCTAAAAGAGAGTATACCAAAAGATGCCTATGCAGTTTTTAGCAAGATGCAAAAAAGCCTAATAGGTCCAAGCGTGGGCGAGAGTCTTGACTGCTCATTTTGTGGCGAGTGTATCAGCGTTTGCCCTACTGGAGCACTTATTAGTTCGCATTTTCAATATAGCACAAATATCTGGGAGCTAAACCCTATCCCAGCAGCAAATCCACATCAAAGCGACTGCGAGCTAATTTACTATGACGTAAAAGAAAAGAGCGCTAGCGACAGAAGTAAGCAAATTTACCGCGTCAGCAATGATTTTACATTTGGCGAAATAAGTGGAGCAGCTAGGTTTGGCTATGACTTTCACAACGAGCTTGCCTGTAAGAATGAAGAGAAATTTGAAAAGATTGTTTTAAATATTAAAAATGGCACGATCAAAAATATAAAATTTAATAGCTTCATCACGAACGAAGAAGCCCTTATTTTAGAGCGTTTAAGAGAGAAATTTGATCTAAATCTAATAAACAATGAGGCGCTAAATTATCAAAAATTTTTAAATAAATTTAGCGAATTTAGCGGGCTTAGCTCATATAACGCAGACTTTGAAGATATTAAAAATAGCGATTTTATCATCAGTGCTGGTAGTTTTTTAAGACACGAAAGCCCAGTGACAAGCTTTAAGTTAAATAACGCTTTAAAAATGAATAAAGCAGCTGGAATTTACTTTCATCACATAGCCGATGAGATCGTTAAAAAATATTCTAAAAATTTTATCTATGTAGCGCATGAAGCTGGAAAATTAGAGCAAATTTTACTCTTTGTGCTTAAAAACTGGGGCGAAAATTTACCTAGCGCACTTACATCAAAACTTGAAAATTTTGATGAAAATTTTGGCTTAGATGTACCAGCTTTAAGCGAGGGCAAAAGCAAATTTACGCTCATTTTAGGAAGCGATTTTTACGCTCATGAAAATGCGAATTTACTAGCAGCACTTACTGGAGTGATCGCAAGAGCTACGCCTTTTCGTGTGATGCTAATACCACCACGCACAAACTCACTTGGCGTTGCTAAAATTTGCACTCTTACAAGAGAGAAAAAGCCTGGCAAGACGCTTGGCTATAACGAAAATGGCGATTATAAATTTAGCATTTTTGAAGGTGACATCGATGCTAGCGCGCTAAATCAGCAAGAAGGCACATTTACAAGCATAAATAACGCCCTAGTACCAACAAATGTGGCGATACCGCACAAAGGTTATTTTCTAAACGATATTGCAAACGCACTTGGACTAATGGCTAAAGATACGATTGATTACACGCCAAATTTACCAAAAGAAAAGGGTTATAGAGGCATTAAATTTGATGATTTAGAAAATTTTTACGCAAACGACGGCACAAGTCACAGAGGTTATAAACTAGAAATTTCAAATTTCACGCCAAATAATGATATAGAGCCACTTTTAAAAGATAGCAAGAGCATAAATTTAAAAGACGATGAGGCACTTATAAGTCTTGCAAATCCTATAAATTTGCCATCATTTTTTACAAACTATGCCACACAAACAGCCAAAAGAGCGAAGCTTTATGCAAGTAGCGAATTTATGGCTAAATTTGAAATTTCACAAAATGAAGCGATTATTTTAGAAAAAGATGGGCACAAGCTTGCCATTTGCGTAGAGCTTGATAGCGAACTTGGCGGAGTCGCTGCGTATTTAGGTGATTATGACGATAAGCTTGATGTGGGGGTTATATTTAATGGCAAAAGCTACGCCGTAGTTAAAATTATAAAGGCAAAAGATGAGTGAAACACTATTTTTTGTGCTAAGCACTATCGTTAAAGCCGTGGTCATCTTAGCCGTCATGGCAAGCCTTGCAGGGCTTGCAACTTATGCTGAGAGAAAGGTACTAGCCTACATGCAGCGCCGCGTGGGGCCTGATATGGTAGGGCCAGCTGGAATTTTACAGATAGTAGCTGACATGATAAAACTCTTTACAAAAGAGGACATCGTGCCAGCAAATACGAATAAATTTATCTTTTTAATAGCTCCACTAATATCAGCCATTGCCGCCTTTGCAGCGCTTGCACCTGTACCATTTTTGCCTGAGTTTGAAATTTTTGGGCATACATTACGTCCGATTCTCTCAGATATTAATGTTGGTATTTTATACATCGCTGGTGTTGCTTCAGTTTGCGTTTTCTCTCCACTTGCAGCAGGTCTTGCTAGCTATAATAAATTTGCACTAATTAGCGCAGCTCGTGCGGTCGTTTCGCTTCTTAGTTTTGAAATAGTCGCTGGCATGGCTCTTTTAAGCGTCGTAATGGTAACTAGTTCGCTATCACTTGTGGATATAAACAACTATCAAAAAGGAATTTTTGGCTGGCTTATATTCAAGCAGCCCCTTGCCTTTTTACTCTTTTTAATAGCAAGCTTCGTGGAGTGCAACAGAACGCCATTTTGCTTAACAGAAAACGAAACAGAGATAGTAGCAGGCTATGGCACCGAGTATAGCGGCATGAGATGGGCGATGTTTTTCATCGGCGAATACACAAATATGATCGCTGCTAGCATCATCATTACGATTTTATTTTTAGGTGGATTTAACGAATTTTTATTTATCCCAGGTGCTTTGATGATCATCTTAAAATCAAGCATTGTCTTTTTCTTTTTTCTTTGGGTAAGGGCTTCATGGGCACATTTAAGAGTTGATCAGTTAAGTGCATTTTGCTGGAAAATTTTGCTTCCGCTTGGAATTTTAAATATCGTAATCACTGGCTTTATGCTACTAATCTAAGGCGAAAAATGAGTGAGAAAAAATATATTTTAATAGATGAAAAGTTAAAGCCAAAGAGTGCGTTTGATAAATTTAAGCATTTCATCGCTGTCACATTTAAGCCTGATCTTTTGATCGGACTAAAAGTCACGATAAAGCAGATGCTCTTTAGCAAGTCACATACTTTAAAATACCCTATGCAAAAGATGGAGCTAAACGCTAGATATAGGGGTATTCACAAGCTTTTAAAATTTGTTGAAAGTGAAAATGAACGTTGCATTGGATGCGGGCTATGTGAGAAAATTTGCGTTAGCAACTGCATTTCGATGAAAACTTCACTATGCGAAGATGGCCGCAAAAAAGTCGCAAGCTACTCGATAAATTTAAGTAGATGCGTGTATTGTGGATTTTGCGCTGATGTTTGCCCTGAGCTCGCGATAGTCTGCGGACAAGAGTACGAAGTTACTAGCGAGAGTAGGATTATATTTGGCACAAAAGATGAATTTTTGACAAAGGATAAATTTTTAAAAGATCAAAGCGAGTTTGAAGGCTATGGCGCACTTCCTAAAAATGCTGACAGCTTAATCAAAAAGACGCCAAATGCATTTATAAGCGAAAATGAAAATGAGACAAAAAGTGATGAGTAGTATAAATTTTAAAAGGTCAAAAGATGTATGAGAGTTTTGCATTTTATCTTTTTAGTGCCTTGGTTTTAGTTAGCTTTTCTTTTAGCGTATTTTGTAAAAACGCACTAAATGCAGTCTCTGCGCTAGCTGCTGGCATGGTATTTATCTCGGCTATATTTTTCTTACTTGGAGCGGAATTTCTAGGCGTAGTGCAGATAATAGTCTACACAGGTGCTGTGGTCGTTTTATATGCATTTGCAATGATGTTTTTTGATAGTAGCAAAGAGTGTGAGCCAAAAAGTAGCAAAAAAGCAAAGATCACCATCTATCTTTTAAATAGTTTCATAGCACTTCTTTTGATATTTATATTTTTAGCACCTCTTTATGGTACAAAATTTGATGGATTAAGTCCCATTGCTAGCGAGCTTGGCAATATCGAGGCTATTGGAATTTTGCTTTTTAGCAAGTATTTAATCGCTTTTGAGATGTGTGCTGTAATGCTTCTTGTGGCAATGGTTGCTGGCATCATCTTGATACACAAAGATATGAATAGCCAAAGCAGCCTAGAGGAGATGATATGATAGGTCTTACACATTACCTCATCCTAGCAAGCCTAGTCTTTGTCATAGGGCTAATTGGCATAATGCGAAGAAGAAATTTGATCATGCTATTTTTTTCAAGTGAAATTTTACTAAACTCGGCAAATATCGCACTTGCTGCCATTTCAAAATACCACTTTGATCTAACTGGACAAATAGTTGCATTTTTTATAGTTGCCATCGCGGCTAGCGAGGTCGCCGTGGGACTTGGCTTACTCGTGCTTTGGTACAAAAAGACTGGCAGCATTAGCCTAGAGTCGATGACAAATATGAAAGGCTAAGAGATGATTTTATTTTGCATTTCACTATTTTTTCCACTTCTTAGCTTTATCGTCTCTGGACTCTTTTCACATAATAGTAAAAATTTTTTACTTGGTATCTTTTGCTCACTTTTAATGATAATTAGTACAACCGCCTCGCTCATGCTAACAGCTAGCCTTGGCATAGATGAACCATTAAATTTATCACTAAAAGAATTTATAAATTTTGGCGGTCTGGATTTAAATTTTGGCTTCTATCTTGACGCCATTAGCCTTGTTATGCTTAGCACCGTTGGTATCGTAGCAAGTATCGTGCATATCTACTCGGTTGGCTACATGAGAGATGATGCAAGCTTTAACCGCTTTTTTAGCTACTTGGGGCTCTTTGTCTTTTGCATGAACGTCCTTGTCTCAAGCGATAACTTTATAGGGCTATTTATCGGCTGGGAGGGCGTTGGACTTTGCTCGTGGCTACTCATTGGCTTTTGGTATAAAAAGCCTAGCGCAAACGTCGCTGCAAACGAAGCCTTTATAATGAATAGGGTCGCTGATCTAGCCATGCTTGTTGGCATTTTTTATATATTTTATAGCTTTGGCTCACTTAAATTTAGCGAGGTTTTTAACGCTAGAAGCGACTTTTCTGGGCTAAATTTAGGCATCATCGCCACACTTCTTTTTATAGGCGCCATGGGTAAAAGTGCACAGTTTCCATTTCACACTTGGCTTGCAAACGCTATGGAGGGGCCAACTCCAGTTTCTGCACTCATTCACGCTGCGACCATGGTAACGGCTGGCGTTTATCTAGTCATACGCGCGAATTTCATCTTTGTAAACGTGCCTGAAGTTTCGCACTTTATAGCCTACCTTGGCACATTTGTAGCGATATTTGCCGCAAGCATCGCACTTGTGCATAACGACCTTAAAAAAATAGTCGCCTACTCGACGCTTTCGCAGCTTGGTTATATGTTCGTAGCTGCTGGCCTTGGCGCTTATAAGATCGCGCTTTTTCACCTTGTCACGCATGCATTTTTCAAATCACTTCTATTTTTATGCGCTGGCAACGTCATGCACGCGATGAATGATGAGCTAAATATCAAAAAAATGGGCGGACTTTATAAATTTATGAAGCCAACGGCACTTCTTTCTATCATCGCAAGCTGCGCACTAGCTGGCTTTTATCCATTTGCTGGGTTTTTCTCGAAGGATAAAATTTTAGAGGTTGCGTTTAGCGAGAATCAAATTTTGTGGGCTATTTTGCTATTTGGTGCAATGCTTACGGCATTTTATAGCTTTAGGCTCGTTATGCTTGTATTTTTTGCAAAACCAAAGAGCGAGAAACATGTGCATGAAGCTAAAAATTACATGCTAGCTGGCATGGCAGCACTTGGTGTGCTCTCTATCATTAGCGGCTTTTTTTGGAGCAACTTTAGTGGATTTTTAGAAAAAAGCTTAAAAGATTTTTCACTAAATTTATCTCATGGCAGCGAAATTTTTTTACTTATTTTAACACTTAGTCTAGTGCTAGCAAGCGCTGGCTTTGCAGTATTTGCTTATAAAAAAGAAATTTTTAAAGAGAGTGTTTGTAAGAGCAGAATTTATAAAATTTTACAAAATGCCTACTTTATCCCAAAATTTTATGAGAAATTTTTTATAAATGACTACACAAGGCTATCTCAAAATTGCAAAAAATTTGACGAGATGATAATCGATAAAAGCGTCGATCTAGTCGCACTTGCCTTTACTAAATTTGCATATTTAGCAAACAAAATGCAAAGCGGCGACTTAAGCATCATGCTTAGGTTTATGGTTGCAGGATTTGCCTTGCTTTTAAGCTTTATATTTTTATTAAACGGAGCCAAATAATGCTAAATGTCATCATATTTTTCCCTGCCATTAGTGCTATGCTTGGCTTCTTGATAGAAAATAAAAGTATCAAATTTTACGGAGCAAGCATCGCTCTTATTGAGCTTTTGTTAGCCATTTTTATCTGTTTTAATGTTGATTTTAAAGGCTATGAGTTCGTGCTCATGCATCAAGTCCCGCTCATACCAAGCCTAAATATCAGCTATTTTGTCGGCATCGATACCATTTCGCTAACACTTATCGTACTTAGTGCATTTATGAGCTTCATCTCTATCGCCGCACTTAGTGATGATGGAAATTTAAAGCATCTAATTATTAGCGTGTTATTTTTAGAGAGCACGATGATGGGCGTCTTTAGCGCACTTGATATGATCTTGTTTTATAGCTTTTGGGAGCTTAGCCTCATACCGCTTCTTTACATCATCGGCGCATTTGGCAGTAAAAATAGAATTTACGCTGCGATTAAATTTTTCATCTATACATTTTTGGGCTCTGTCTTTATGCTAGTAGCGATCATCTTTATCGGCTATTTGTGCTATCAAAAAAGTGGCGTCTTTAGTTTTAGCTTGCTTGACTGGTATAAGCTTGGCATCGGAGAAAATGCTCAAATTTGGCTATTTTTAGCATTTTTCTTTGCTTTTGGCGTGAAAACTCCATTATTTCCATTTCACACGTGGCTACCTTACGCGCACGGACAGGCTCCGACTATCGGCTCAGTTTTGCTTGCTAGCGTGCTTTTAAAGATGGGCACTTACGGCTTTGTGAGATTTTCACTCCCACTTTTTCCAGACGCGAGCCTACTTTTAAGTGGCTTTGTCTGCGTCATAGCCATCATTATGATCATCTACGCAGCCCTCGTTGCCTACGCACAAAGCGACATGAAGCAAGTGATCGCTTATAGCTCCATTTCACACATGGGCGTCATCATGCTTGGCATTTTTTCACTAAATTTAATAGGCCTTGGTGGCTCAATATTTTTGATGATAAGCCACGGCATCGTTAGTGGCGCTTTGTTCTTGCTAGTTGGCGTCATCTACGAAAGAGCTCACACAAAAGAAATTTGCGAATTTGGCGGCCTTGCTAAGGTGATGCCAAAATACGCACTCATATTTTTTATAGCAACGCTTGCAAGTATCGGCCTGCCACTAACTATTGGCTTTGTGGGCGAGTTTTTGAGCTTACTTGGCGTATTTAAGCTAAATAAGCTCTTTGCGCTACTTGGTGGCTTTAGCATCATCGTGGGTGCTGTTTATATGCTAGTGCTTTATAAAAGGGTCTTTTTTGGCGAGTGTAAGGAGAAAAATTTAAGCCTAAAGGATCTAAATTTTAAAGAGTTAGCCACTCTTGTGCCACTTTGTTTGCTCATAATCATTCTTGGCATCGCACCAAATTTGATACTAAAACCGCTTGAGCCAAGCGTACAAAATATCATAAATAAAATGCAAACTAGAGCCGTAAATAGCGATACAAAGGATAAAATTTTATCTTTAAATGGCGGGAGCAAACTATGAACGAAATAGCCTTTTTAGACCTTAAAGAAATTTCTTTATCTTCGGTTGCTCCGATGCTTAGCATGATAATCTTTGCGCTTTTTATTTTAATCGTTGGCACCATAAAAAAAGATCTTTCAAGAAATTTCTACTGCGTATTTTGTATCATCGCAATATTTGTAAATTTGGGCCTAATACTTGATTTTAACGGTCTTAGCCTTAGCTTTTGGGATATGCTTCTAGTTGATGGAGTTTCGGTCATTTCTCAAGTCATTATCTTAATCGCCTCAGCCCTTTTTATCCCACTCGCACTTAGCACAAAAGAGTATTTTGAGTACAAAATTTATGAGTATTACGCGCTATTTTTGTTTATGATTGCTGGATTTTTGTTTATGGTGAGCTCAAATAACTTACTCATCATCTTTTTAGGACTTGAGATCAGCTCACTTTGCCTCTACACCCTAATAGCCCTTCACAACAAGGCAAAAAGCGTCGAGGCTGCTATAAAATACTTTGCGATGGGATCGCTCTCAGCTGGCTTTTTTGCGATGGTAATAGCGATGTTTTATCTAGCCACAAACTCAATAGACATCGCTCGTATCGGCGTTATAATAAAAGATCTTAGCCTAAATCAAAATTTGATCATTTTATTAGGCTGCGTTTTCATCGCCTCTGCCATTGGTTTTAAACTCTCGCTCATACCATTTCACACATGGATACCAGACGTTTACGAGGGCTCAAATGCCCCACTTGCTGGCTATATGTCGATAGTGCCAAAGGTGGCAGCTTTTATCGTCGCGTTAAGAATTTTTGCGATGCTTGAAGGCTCACAAATTTCATGGATAAAAGATATGCTCTACATCATCGCCGTGCTTACGA harbors:
- a CDS encoding NADH-quinone oxidoreductase subunit G, producing MKISINDQILEADEGESILNIARANGIYIPALCYLNDCSPTLACRLCMVEANGKVVYSCNAKAKEDMQIYTNTPEIAAERNAIMQTYCVNHPIQCGVCDKSGECELQNLTTHLKVNEQKFAIVDTHKPHKKWGLINYDPALCIVCERCVTVCKDRIGESALKTVPRGVEVPKELKESIPKDAYAVFSKMQKSLIGPSVGESLDCSFCGECISVCPTGALISSHFQYSTNIWELNPIPAANPHQSDCELIYYDVKEKSASDRSKQIYRVSNDFTFGEISGAARFGYDFHNELACKNEEKFEKIVLNIKNGTIKNIKFNSFITNEEALILERLREKFDLNLINNEALNYQKFLNKFSEFSGLSSYNADFEDIKNSDFIISAGSFLRHESPVTSFKLNNALKMNKAAGIYFHHIADEIVKKYSKNFIYVAHEAGKLEQILLFVLKNWGENLPSALTSKLENFDENFGLDVPALSEGKSKFTLILGSDFYAHENANLLAALTGVIARATPFRVMLIPPRTNSLGVAKICTLTREKKPGKTLGYNENGDYKFSIFEGDIDASALNQQEGTFTSINNALVPTNVAIPHKGYFLNDIANALGLMAKDTIDYTPNLPKEKGYRGIKFDDLENFYANDGTSHRGYKLEISNFTPNNDIEPLLKDSKSINLKDDEALISLANPINLPSFFTNYATQTAKRAKLYASSEFMAKFEISQNEAIILEKDGHKLAICVELDSELGGVAAYLGDYDDKLDVGVIFNGKSYAVVKIIKAKDE
- the nuoH gene encoding NADH-quinone oxidoreductase subunit NuoH, whose translation is MSETLFFVLSTIVKAVVILAVMASLAGLATYAERKVLAYMQRRVGPDMVGPAGILQIVADMIKLFTKEDIVPANTNKFIFLIAPLISAIAAFAALAPVPFLPEFEIFGHTLRPILSDINVGILYIAGVASVCVFSPLAAGLASYNKFALISAARAVVSLLSFEIVAGMALLSVVMVTSSLSLVDINNYQKGIFGWLIFKQPLAFLLFLIASFVECNRTPFCLTENETEIVAGYGTEYSGMRWAMFFIGEYTNMIAASIIITILFLGGFNEFLFIPGALMIILKSSIVFFFFLWVRASWAHLRVDQLSAFCWKILLPLGILNIVITGFMLLI
- the nuoI gene encoding NADH-quinone oxidoreductase subunit NuoI yields the protein MSEKKYILIDEKLKPKSAFDKFKHFIAVTFKPDLLIGLKVTIKQMLFSKSHTLKYPMQKMELNARYRGIHKLLKFVESENERCIGCGLCEKICVSNCISMKTSLCEDGRKKVASYSINLSRCVYCGFCADVCPELAIVCGQEYEVTSESRIIFGTKDEFLTKDKFLKDQSEFEGYGALPKNADSLIKKTPNAFISENENETKSDE
- a CDS encoding NADH-quinone oxidoreductase subunit J — translated: MYESFAFYLFSALVLVSFSFSVFCKNALNAVSALAAGMVFISAIFFLLGAEFLGVVQIIVYTGAVVVLYAFAMMFFDSSKECEPKSSKKAKITIYLLNSFIALLLIFIFLAPLYGTKFDGLSPIASELGNIEAIGILLFSKYLIAFEMCAVMLLVAMVAGIILIHKDMNSQSSLEEMI
- the nuoK gene encoding NADH-quinone oxidoreductase subunit NuoK; translation: MIGLTHYLILASLVFVIGLIGIMRRRNLIMLFFSSEILLNSANIALAAISKYHFDLTGQIVAFFIVAIAASEVAVGLGLLVLWYKKTGSISLESMTNMKG